A portion of the Streptomyces sp. YPW6 genome contains these proteins:
- a CDS encoding HNH endonuclease — protein MPISPGGRDGFGSLVPACLHCNLDKGDRKAWIGRLGRKAPCRREPPVALTVL, from the coding sequence GTGCCCATTTCTCCAGGCGGAAGAGACGGATTCGGGAGCCTGGTGCCGGCCTGCCTTCACTGCAACTTGGACAAAGGGGACAGAAAGGCATGGATTGGGCGGCTCGGAAGGAAGGCGCCGTGCCGTCGCGAGCCGCCTGTCGCGCTCACGGTCTTATGA
- a CDS encoding GIY-YIG nuclease family protein, translated as MVDQQRGASIRIFLIDGTPQGMRLVERIGWTGCCLSFSRSDYDRARHRAELQRSGVYVLVGADPQGARPVRIYIGEGEEVRIRLDAHVREKDFWSSAFVLTTKDDSLNKAHIRYLEARLIAMAQTAQIAGVENATNPAALGRLSEPETSDMEAYLDEALILLPLLGVTAFEIYDEPAASTAAQVTKNDQARIAGQRYRLTTQLTEAEGYSDSRGFAVLAGALARKETKVMVAGYQRIREELVAEGILVSVNDRQYRLARTFIFDSPSSAASVLAGGSKNGRTEWKDDQGRTIKENEEATAASPA; from the coding sequence ATGGTCGATCAGCAGCGTGGGGCCAGTATCCGTATCTTCCTCATCGATGGGACTCCTCAGGGGATGAGGCTGGTCGAGCGCATCGGCTGGACCGGCTGCTGCCTGAGTTTCTCGCGCTCCGACTACGACCGTGCTCGCCACCGCGCTGAGCTCCAGCGCTCCGGCGTCTACGTGCTGGTGGGGGCCGATCCCCAGGGAGCGCGGCCGGTGAGAATCTACATCGGCGAGGGAGAAGAGGTGCGGATCCGGCTCGATGCGCACGTCAGGGAGAAGGACTTCTGGTCCAGCGCCTTCGTCCTGACAACGAAGGACGACTCCCTGAACAAGGCGCACATCAGGTACCTGGAGGCGCGTCTGATCGCCATGGCCCAAACGGCGCAGATCGCGGGGGTCGAGAACGCGACCAACCCAGCAGCCCTGGGCAGGCTGTCCGAGCCGGAGACGTCGGACATGGAGGCCTACCTCGACGAGGCGCTGATCCTGCTTCCGCTTCTGGGGGTCACAGCGTTCGAAATCTACGACGAGCCCGCCGCGTCCACGGCGGCGCAGGTGACGAAGAACGATCAGGCGCGGATCGCCGGCCAGCGCTACCGCTTGACGACCCAGCTGACCGAAGCCGAGGGATACAGCGACTCACGGGGCTTCGCCGTCCTCGCAGGTGCACTCGCCCGCAAGGAAACGAAGGTCATGGTTGCGGGCTACCAGAGAATACGTGAAGAGCTCGTCGCCGAAGGCATTCTGGTGAGCGTCAACGACCGGCAGTACCGGCTGGCCAGAACCTTCATCTTCGACAGTCCCTCCAGTGCTGCCAGCGTGCTGGCCGGCGGCAGCAAGAACGGCCGGACGGAATGGAAGGACGACCAGGGCCGGACCATCAAGGAGAACGAGGAAGCGACCGCCGCGTCCCCGGCGTGA